The following proteins are encoded in a genomic region of Danio rerio strain Tuebingen ecotype United States chromosome 16, GRCz12tu, whole genome shotgun sequence:
- the si:ch211-113g11.6 gene encoding uncharacterized protein LOC559008 — protein sequence MSEETAASNILAPFPSQRSISLSADENLYSALSAAAGQTGTIRRTFGSKKQLKTENKWLQNPQFAGAAVIPHEEKLKNEIYFFFSEVNSSSSLDEEPYRARIGRVCMVDEGGLQNVLPNSWTTFLKARVMCGKSGTPVQYNNFKQAFVLTSHLRTGLIYGIFSNAWNTTVVCAYSIEDIDKAFSSSKLKGYNSPLANPRPGTCAFKNNTQAHNQKILSVIRDHPEIEEVIGPVHDVPLELSVQDHFTHIVADTVLAVNDEHYSIIYLGTEKGKVLKVLHTIEGAFIIAQYSLFHDDSPVTNMAIDPKKGHLYIGTQLEVQRLPLADCGRYGLSCRECILSRDPYCAWDVHKKKCTAITTAPKARSTIPKEVLVDKDGPVLLPCPVRSYHASYRWEKDNCIKTYPCTISGSSCVLAPTPELPLKEGVFRCLAEESGLQQEVVSYKLVFNGGPLSTSLASTLGSTLLLAVTAHWLL from the exons ATGTCTGAGGAAACAGCAGCATCTAACATCTTGGCACCTTTTCCCTCTCAGCGCTCCATCAGTCTGTCAGCAG ATGAGAATCTGTACTCTGCTCTGTCAGCGGCTGCAGGACAGACTGGCACTATCCGTCGCACATTCGGCTCCAAAAAGCAGCTGAAGACAGAGAATAAATGGTTACAAA ATCCGCAGTTTGCAGGAGCCGCTGTGATACCACACGAGGAGAAACTCAAAAATGAGATCTACTTCTTCTTCAGCGAAGTCAACAGCAGCTCCAGTCTAGATGAAGAGCCGTACAGGGCACGGATAGGACGAGTCTGCATG GTCGACGAGGGAGGGCTTCAGAATGTGCTGCCTAACTCCTGGACTACATTCCTGAAGGCACGTGTGATGTGTGGGAAATCTGGAACTCCTGTACAGTACAACAACTTCAAGCAGGCTTTTGTTCTGACCTCTCATCTCCGCACTGGCTTGATCTACGGCATTTTCTCCAATGCCTG GAACACGACCGTAGTATGTGCGTACTCTATTGAAGATATTGACAAAGCCTTTTCTTCATCCAAACTGAAGGGCTACAACTCACCGTTGGCAAATCCACGTCCTGGAACG TGTGCTTTCAAGAATAACACTCAAGCTCATAACCAGAAGATCCTGAGTGTGATCAGGGATCACCCAGAAATTGAAGAAGTGATCGGCCCGGTCCATGACGTTCCTCTGGAGTTGTCTGTTCAAGACCACTTCACTCATATTGTGGCAGACACAGTCTTGGCTGTCAATGATGAACACTACAGCATCATTTATCTGGGCACAG AAAAAGGTAAAGTCCTGAAGGTGCTCCACACCATAGAAGGAGCCTTTATCATCGCACAGTACTCCTTATTCCATGACGACAGTCCTGTCACCAACATGGCCATCGACCCCAAAAAG GGTCATCTCTACATTGGCACACAACTTGAAGTGCAGCGCCTCCCTCTGGCGGACTGCGGTCGTTACGGTCTCAGCTGTAGGGAATGCATCCTTTCACGGGACCCATATTGTGCGTGGGACGTGCACAAGAAGAAGTGCACTGCGATCACCACAG CTCCTAAAGCCCGCAGCACTATCCCCAAAGAAGTTTTAGTAGATAAAGATGGGCCGGTCCTGCTGCCCTGCCCCGTTCGCTCCTATCACGCCTCTTACCGCTGGGAGAAAGACAACTGCATCAAGACGTACCCCTGCACCATCTCAGGCTCCTCCTGCGTCCTGGCTCCGACCCCCGAGCTGCCCTTGAAGGAGGGTGTTTTCCGTTGTCTGGCGGAGGAGAGCGGCCTGCAGCAGGAGGTGGTGTCCTATAAGCTGGTGTTCAACGGTGGGCCACTCTCCACCTCTCTGGCCTCCACACTGGGCTCCACTCTGCTGCTGGCTGTCACCGCACATTGGCTCCTGTAG